A segment of the Mytilus trossulus isolate FHL-02 chromosome 12, PNRI_Mtr1.1.1.hap1, whole genome shotgun sequence genome:
tttttacccgaATTTCACactccactgaacatagaaaatgatagtgcaaaggGACTTTgttctatggacacattcttgttctttcaaattgagaaaggaaatggggaatttgtcaaaacaacaacatacatgtatttgtgctTATcctactacatgtatttatgaaTTCTATCAAATTCTACTGTCATGAATGTCCCATTAGGTTATCAtgagttttattaaatttgatccTCTAGCATTCTAGTTTTAGCAATGTCAGAAAGAAAACTGATCCaattcaatattaaatatagGGGTGCCAGCTGATGTCAATTAGAAATAAGAAATCAtagtaatttcttttttaatgtttttggccAAAATTCCTTGTATGTATTTACAAGTATATTCATATCACTCCCtgaaatatttgtctataatatgtattgatgtTAATCAGATGTAAGTGTAATGAGGTATGATGTTTCTCTTCCTAATGATGTCGTACTTGTATCATTACACActaacatacatgtagttggCATGTGACACGGGTTGACACAAGTTAAACATTTGTAGTAATTAAGGATATATGACTTCTTTCTCAGCCAGGTAAGAAATTAATATATATGGATGAAGATCAATTCATATGTTTTGTTATactgtatacatgatatacatttaaCAAGTTGGAAAAATCctgaatcttttttttaaatcagatttaaaaattacaatgtCAAACCTAACTATTATATGAGGACATTATAAGATTTCTTCAAATGTTGCAATAAATAAAGGTCTTTAGTCTCCTCTCTGTGCTGTAGCtaggtttcaaatatttttataatatatgcttaaaatttaaagtaatcAGGCAATacgtatacatgtacattgaattatacacataattttaaatcCCTACATATAGATATACATCTGAGGAGAACCTACAAATTATCAGAAATTgatgatatacattttgtacatcaaagatttgtatatatatactagtccttggatacattatgtacatgtataaaatcagtcatcatgataaaattttaaatctgtaGTCCTGAAGCTCAATTTTAGGAGAATTTAAGTTGCAATGTAGAACGTAGATTTTGTAGCCTAGGCCTGTAGAGATGATTTTACAAGCCATGGCTGCTGGGCCTATGCCGTTGAGGTTATGTGTAAAGATGGGCCACTGGTAAGTCAGTCAAAAAACTCAAAATGTAGAGGTAACTGTCCATGTTCAtcagtcttttattttttttaaatgattttggtCGTGGAGACAATATGGGCAAGGTTTTGGACCTTGAAGTCATACATATACAGTTATGCTAGTAGGACTTagtgctcacaaacatgttttactctGTCACATTCTTCACTTCTTCAAACATGAATGAATGTTCCTTGTCAGTAGCCTGGATATTTCAGTTGATTGGTTGCTGTCTGTCCAGTTTCTTTTTATGCTCCTGCAATTATAATGGAGGGGGCTTTAAGTTTTAcctttgtctgtctgtttgtcttgaAATTGGTTTCTGCTCTAACTTTAGATTGCCataactatatacatgtatgtaatcaaacttatacacaatgcttattaccacaaggTTGAATTTGGGTTGCGTCATTTTTAcctttctagagttatgccacTTTTCAAAGTGAAAAATCTATTTATCTCCAACATTAGGTTGCcttaattttaaccaaattttataaatcttataaaaaattatgattaccacaaaatacagatcaagggTGTTAGCTTTACTATTCTGGAGTTACATGCCCCATTACACATGTATTGACAACTTtctaatttttcatttcatttctgtTATCTAAATTATGTTTGCCTCCATGAAATGTTTTGCTTACAGTATGCTTATATCCACAAAAGTAAGATCAAGTACGTACTAATTTGGATAGTGTCACTTATACCCTTCTTTACTTTCACATTTGCCGTGTAGGAACCTTTTATagcatactacatgtacattatgtatatatactgtATAGTTATAAGCCATGTGGTGACAGACCTTTAGATTCTTACATCCACATCATTTGGTGtcttgtagatagttgtctaatAGATTGGCTAtcatataccacatctccttaatACTAATTTTATATAGTGAGAGGAAGTCAAAAGGCACATGTGGTGGAAGGTTAAAACCTGTTATTTTAGTCAGGAAACACACTGTCTATGTAATCTGGTAATACTGTAAtctaaatttgattaaaaactgTATAAAGTGAACCAGCTGTAGTCATGGTAGTATAAAATGCATTATATTCAGGTTGTGTAAGTTAAATCCTGTTATATAATCGTTTTTCATCAATATACTTAAGGATTTTCTAGCAGATTTTTGACATTGAAAAGAGATTATGCAATAAGAAGTTTGTGATTTTAGGCAGAAGCTTGGTCctgtttgaaacattttttgaagtttcttattttaaatttttcatattggGAATTACAGTATTAAAGTGTAtttgtgctcattgttgaaactTTTATTATCTGGATTTATTGCTCTAACAAAACGCTGAGGAATGCTTGATATTAAAACTACCTTAAATAAACCGATTTGTTTTGATCTGGTaagttttattgttgatattaatGTCCTGTGTGAAAATGACTGGAGGTTTGGGAGGGTTGGAATTTGTTTGTTGACAAGAAATTAATCCATATATATTTGATCTGATATTAATCATGTATAagtaaagaaattgaaaaaaataacagaagtTCACTAGATGTGATATTTAATAGTTTATGTTGAGTGCTGGCATTGTACATACACAGTTAGGTCAAGGTTTCATGCATGCATCTTTTATGACATTGTTACAGTGTGAATTGCACTTATGACTATGAAGAGGTTGGATAAGGTCCAACACATTTCTGtcagattatatatatatatataaagatgatGTGCACATTTCACCTTTGAATAGAACATGATCAACCTGTCATATTAATGCGATATGAAGTCttatagattgattaaaacttTCTTCTAATCTATCAaaacatgttttcatgtttgaaggATCCACATGTAGTTTATATTGACATACTTTATAAGTTGCATAGTGCAGTCCCTTTTTGTTATCATTGGACTGTgaactaaattttaattatcttactttttttttaagtgctGATTGTTTGAAGGGTAGACCTTATCAAAGATCAATTTCTTCTCTAACATGTTGATATCTTTCCAACTCACTCtgttttaaatacatgatgagtctaaatgcatattattacatttatcttttaaagaAGTATCGATTTTATTGTGCAACTGTAAATTATTGCAGTAGAATTAAGTGTTACAATTGATTATGCACTTGTTTAAATACTTTCACCACCTTAGTATATTAGCAACAAGAGATTTCTTGTCTGCTTGGAACAGTGGTTCATAAAATTTGAACAAGTCCGAATAAATATACATTACTGGGTACTTAAATAAGGCCATTAACtagttgttttatattgtcatttaggggccttttatagctgactatgctgtatgggctttgttcattgttgaaagccttagtgtgacctatagttgttaatttctgtgtcatattggtctcttgtggagagttgtctcattagccatcataccacatcttctttttttatattgtacaagtTACTTTAATTTTTAGTATCACATTTCTTTAGATATTAGTTAATGTATAAAACCCTTACTTACATGTACCAAGGACTTGTATAGACTaagactatacaaatccttgcatGTACCTTTAAAAGGTTTCCACTCTtaccaaataaatataattttctttctaaaatacttaaataaatacTCCAGGATGTATATATGCTGACCTATATCCACAAAATTACAGAAAGGCAACTAACTTTAAGGGATGGGGTTAGTTAATTAGTAGGTTATGAGTTCACCTGGCTCTTTTGACTTCTGGCCTAATTTATACATAGTTCGTCAATGAAATACAacctgaaatatttaaaatactgAAGGTACATTCATTATTAAACCAGAACTAACACTTATAAGTCACAGTGTACACAGGGTTATCTATGCTAATATTCAACTTTAAAGGCCAGTCGTAAGATAAAATCAAGGTGTGGTTGTAGATATTATGGGTACTTAGTTGGACAAAAATGTTGCTACCGTGGGTAAAGTAGAGTCATAGagaaaaatttaccaaatattGTTAAGGTGTTGTCGATATTGTTCTATAAAGtggaaaaaagttatttttagtCAGGATAACACGATGATTATTTGAAGGAAGTGCATTTGAGGTAATTTATGTTACATCATGCTCATATTGTtgtatttgaattgatttatttGCATGTAGGGATGATCgctatattaaatattttatttttgtaataatgtagtaaaataaatgtaaaatcattgttaattttaatctaaaacatatatatgttaaatgatAGTTGTTGACGCATGTTTTAGTGTTTTTTCTAAGAGAAATTGAAAAAGCATCCGCTTTTaaaattgaagaattttttGCATAGTAACTTATTTATGAAATTCTTGGAAAACAGAAGTtacacatgtatttttaaaaatcaggAATTTGCAATGTTTCAAAATAGTATAATATCATGGTCACAAGCATAAgaatagggaacatgtttacaattgtttttaatCTCCGTTATAAACAAGTcagaataattaaaatataaaattgacaaatgaTTGAGCAGCTTGGAAAGTTGAAATttgacaaatgtataaaaaagaaagagaaaatgttagaaattctgtttacatgtatgtatagtAGAAAGCAAAAAGTTGCTTTGTTaattaaacaaatgttaaaagttATCAGTTGTTCTATATCCATCCTTCCTTAAttgtatcagaaaaaaaaagaagctgaATTTAGATAAACTGATTGTTGAAGCATGTTTGCAACTTAAAAAgaatttctaacattttccTATCTTTCTCTCTTCAGGTTAACTACATTTTGGTGATTGGTTGCAGCAGTGTTATCTTTTGGTTTTCGGCTGAACCTCTCTCTGTTGGAGTAATTTCTAAGTTAGCCTGACTTTCTGGAGCTTTATTCTTTACACTTTCTATCGAAAATGAGTGTTAATGGTGATTCTCTTCCCACAAATCATGTGGAGTTGTATGTTCGTGCTGGGAAAGATGGAGAAAGTTATGGAGCATGTCCTTTCTGTCAGAGGTTCTATATGATTCTAGATCTGAAGTCTGGAGAGTTGAATTATGATGTGATTACTATCAATATGGCTCGTCCACCGGTGgattttaagaagttagctaatcGTTTGCCTGTTCTAAAGCATGGAGATGAAATCAGATCTGACAACGATGAGATTGTTCAGTATGTTGATGAAACATTCCCGTATCCATCTCTACAATACAGCAACATGCAAGCCCATTCCGTTTGTTTAGACATTTTCTCAAAGTTCTCGTATTTTATCAAGCAAGTAAGCCACTCAGCAGATCATTTACTGAAGGAACTACAAGCCATAAATGACTATCTGGAAACTGCAGACACACGCTACCTATGTGGAGACAAGCTTACTCATCTAGATTGCCTAATGTTGCCAAAACTTCAGCATATCAGAGTTGCTGCCAAGGCTttcaaagattttgaaattCCTGATGATATGGTTGGGCTATGGAAGTACTTGGCTGCAGCATATAAGAATGAAACCTTCCGAAAGACATGTCCATCGGACCAGGAAATTGTTAACCACTGGGAGTCAAAACCAGAAACTCCTTCCCTGTCTGAAGAAAAGATGAAGTGTTACAGCACTGATGGCTACAACAAACCAAAGTTCTCCTTTGACACtccaataaaatgttaaaaatgggagataactctagtgttaaagaaagaaaatccaAAAGTAAGGGAATTAACtctaaactgttgaaaaaatTGCAAGATTTGTTAAAGGTATTGTTATGACATGTATGATCAGCATTATAAGTTGTTTTATTAAGTATGTCACAAAATATTATGTTATTAGTTAGATTTCAAAGTAATTTCATTTATACAGCAGACATATATGTACATACTGCATCCTATTGCAATTGGCATTCCTCTTGTagaaaacttgataaaaataagacatgggtttttgtttgtaactcttgattttttttacattatgaagTTGACGCCCTGTGACATTTCTATATCCTTATACATTGATAACAGTTAAAGTTATACCGTTTAGTTGCAATGAAGATtaaccatattttaaaaatccaatCTAGAAATCCTTTtaagtttttgaagaaaaaaaagattcagGTATACGTAAAGTAAGGAAAAATGTCTCTTATGCAGTTTTGTTATATAGTGTCCTTCtacaaatttttattgattatttttggaaatatgaataaatacatatatgcttaaaaaaaatctttctgatTTTATGTTGTAAAAGTGTAGTAATTAATAGTTTGTCCTAGCTAAAGTATGAAGCCATGTTATGTAAATGACATACCAGTAACTAAGCTGTactaaaatttgtgtttgttatATGCATATCAATGTTGCTTTGTCTACTTATATACcttacatatttttgttgtagTAACTAGTCATTTTCAGCATTATTTTACAGTAAGAACATGTACAGCACTGATAAGATTGTACCTTAAACCCACTTGTCTCTGAATTTGTTTTATCTATATACATTGTTATATTGAAGTATGTAGGTATTTTTGTTAGATACAAGTGCCTTGAACTCTTTACTGTGTgttaacaacaaaaatatttttttcaacaaagggtttttaaaatgtgatcaactttgatttttttttttaaatttcaaaaatatgatcCAAGGGAGATTACTTTGATtacttttttaaagattatattATGAGCAGTAAGAAGggaagagttttttttttttttttttaaatatttcctaTCCCTATTTTGTTTCAAACTCATGATcaatttttattctattttattttacttctaGTCGAAGGTCGAAAATAAGAacattcaaatgaagaaaataaataaattctttctaaaagatcttttaaaagttACGTTTAATTGCTCTTTGCCCACTTTTAATTTGCTTcatattgttttcattaataataacattaacacatcttcaacatatacatttatgtgcatttatacattttattaaactttggtttttgaagtgcacatatttgttttaacaaggATCATGGTGCTATATCttgctatttatatatttgttgttatatttgttgttatttactTATATTAGGTGTGTTAGGTGTTTTCCCATGTTTCATGTTCATCATGTATTATATCTATATACTTTAactctttatcatgtttttatgCAACTTTAGCTTTTATATACAAGTACTAATTATACAGTTTTGTCTCTGTCTGAGTCTCATGCtgtcaatattatatttaaggtggtacctaacactacagggagattaCTCTGTAAAGTCGTGtaaattacgttgtgttgttaagggaatattaagcttctcaatgatcaaaatttgtcaaactgctatataaccagtgtaattttttttgacaaaacggttggttcaaagtttttgaattttttatatttttgttaaagggtcaaagtaaatactttgacaaaatattatgaaaattaaacaagccaaattaattttagtcaaagtgtaaggtaccaccttaacaaaGCCATTTAAGAATTCCAAAGAACCATTGAATCACTCCTGACGGGAAGagtgtttaattttttatgaaaaaaaatgtgtagtcagttatatgtattgtttgttttgtcaatcttttaagttttacacaatgttttttttttataatgtgtttAAAAAGCTGAAATTATCAATCTCCTCAGTATAATCAATTGATTTTTAGCTCATTATATGGTGATTAGATCTTAATTATCTTTTGCATTGAACAAAGATTGGTATCTTTCTGAACAATTTTGGCACCACTCATCATgctcaaacaattaaaaagttatgaaaGCACAAAAAAGATACTTAAAACAGTGTTTTTACGAGTTTTGATGTACaacatttcacaaaaaaatgacactttataaatttcatgtgtCTGGAACACTTATTTGACTTTATCTAGTACAATAGGAACGACCAATGCTGAATATCACAATGGTGAATTTGAACAAATAACAGGTTGCTTTAACAATTCTTAAATGTTTCAACTTATggtaacaaaataaatgaatttaagcCATACATGGAGTCCATTTCAAGATTTGCGTATTTTATTCTACTGTTACAATATTGTTTAAAAGACTGTATAGTATTAGCTTGTATAATGTTTGGTTTATAGTGtgaattttgtttgttatatatttagGGTCTTGATTTTGCTAGTCAGAAATTTAGATTTATGTAACATTTGCTAGTCAGATAATTGtatatctttgtttttaaagttgTCTACCTTTACTtacattattttactttttttattagttttagtttgtttagttacatttttgccattttttacTTGCCTAattagttatatattttacattgttctgttgattttttttccttcaggCCATTCAAAGTAAATGTTgtgtttaatttacattttattatttactgGTTAATATAAAATCATTGTTAATTGAGCTCATTGACCGActgtgcaagggctgtatagctaGTCAAGGTTGTTAAAGTCAATGAGCTCATTTGGGATAGTGTGATGGGTGCCCTTCTAAAAGAAAATGTCTgaataaatcaattaaattgaaTGGCTTATCCTTGTATCAATTTTATAGTCACAAAATCAATCGAACTATTTTGGATTGATTAACACCTAATCTAGAACATGTTAAATTAACTTCAGGGgttctttttacaaaaaaatctaaagacaATAATTGATTGTAAGTTATACAGAACTGCTGATGATTTACCCTAATTTTTTCAgataagaatttatttttaaatgagtCGCTTgagttataaatataatatattaccaGGGTTGTAACTTGATTAGTGTTGTAACATATCTGTGTTTATATCCTAATCTATATATAGATCTGTTGTTTGCACTATGCagaaatttgtctttttaaaattcaggtgcttgatttttgttttatatacaataaaattatacaaatagtCGCTTTCTTTTCATTCTGACATGTAACGTCAAAAACATGCCctttcccaaaaatgaaacacatttatttacatcAAAGTGACAGTTTAAAGtaaacagtatatatttgtttatctgaaaaatattatcatttgaGCTTTCAATCGAGACATGTCATGACTTGCTCAACTGATATTAGAATTCAAATCCGAAAAATATAAAGGAAGGAAATTTGTTACAGCGAATCAGATATCTCAAGAATCATATTTGTGattggaatatatatattgaaagtagacttgaaacatattttattatgtgCTTAAAAACTATACAGAACATAACAGTGTAAATGATCCCCAAGGCCTAAATTGATATATTGTTTGATTCCCCAATCCCGACCCTGCCAAGCCAagtgtgggtaggtaggtagggaaatgattttatttttttccaaaaagctGAAACAATTATCGGTCGAGTTGATCAAGCAAGCCTGAAAATTGGAACTGCATAAACTAATATTTGACATAGTTTTGACAATGAAATTTTGTGAGTTAGACCATTTTTGCAGGGTTagtcgggattggggaaacgaacaatattttgttttaagccAAAACATGCTAAAAGAAGAGGATGTGATTACAAAAAACTATTGCAACAGTTCTTTTTAACCTTGCTCTTATATTTATTGTACttatatgattgattgatttttggtgtttagCTCATCTACAATCACCCTTGGGTATATTATTAGGACCAGTTTATACTAGTAAAGGAAGTCAGCGTGCCAAGAAAGAAGTACCTTCCTTTGATAGTTAAAATGACAATCCTAATTCATATTAAGATTGGAGTCTTTAATGCTCTTGCCACTTGCAGAGTTCATACTCAAACCCCAGTGTTGAAAGGCTGGTGATACTGCAGTAAATTACTTAGTCTAGTCGACCACCAAGGTCCCTAAATTACTTATAAACATGGTGATGGTTGAAGTTTTGTGTAAAGGTCAATCATTCTTAAACTAGTCGTTGTGATTTCTACAATTTTCTCATGAAACAGAAAGTCTCCATTTATGTAGATAGCATGCCCAAATAtggtttgaaattttaaatcagttgaccaattaaaataaattgaaggtTTAAACATTGTATAAAGGTTTAGATCATGGGATGTTACTGAAGCGTTGTCATTCGTTTTCTTCTAATAAAAGGCTTTCCATTGGCCACAAACTTTTTTGAGACCATGTATGTATGGTTACACCCTATGATCATGTATGTATGGTCACAACACTGTGATCATGTATGTATGGTCACACCCTTGTTATCATGTATGTATGGTCACACCCTtgttatcatgtatatatggtCACAACACTCAAGTACTGGGgttttcaaaattgtcaatgTAATAGTCAATGTGCTATAACCATTCCAGAATAGTCAAAATTAGTGTTGCCAATCCATAATAGTCATTCCAGACAGTAGAAATTAACAAGTGAACACAAATACTCAATGACATTGACTGTTACACATTATTAGATACTTTAACTGTATTATGGAGTATATATGCCTAAACAGAATACTGGTTTTTGACTAAACCAGcagtttgatatatatatacaaatgaaacaaGAACAAGAAActcttatgaaccacataaaaaaaagacaaccactgaacaacaggtttTATAACtgaggacaggtgcaaacaaatgcagcaagtataaatgttttaacaagtgccaaccttcaccctaacatcaacacatacaaaatatattttttccaatGACATATTTACAAAA
Coding sequences within it:
- the LOC134693287 gene encoding chloride intracellular channel protein 2-like, which codes for MSVNGDSLPTNHVELYVRAGKDGESYGACPFCQRFYMILDLKSGELNYDVITINMARPPVDFKKLANRLPVLKHGDEIRSDNDEIVQYVDETFPYPSLQYSNMQAHSVCLDIFSKFSYFIKQVSHSADHLLKELQAINDYLETADTRYLCGDKLTHLDCLMLPKLQHIRVAAKAFKDFEIPDDMVGLWKYLAAAYKNETFRKTCPSDQEIVNHWESKPETPSLSEEKMKCYSTDGYNKPKFSFDTPIKC